From the Cydia amplana chromosome 8, ilCydAmpl1.1, whole genome shotgun sequence genome, the window GCTTTAACTCTGACGCAGTGCgcgagcgttcatacaaataatactaaggctacttcggtccgtcaaaaatcttctccggaatggagattctagaatgacggaaagaaatcggatgacggagatcGGATATAGTGcgtaccatagaaatagttctacggctacaacggatcatattttcacgggttcggatcggattcggatcggacgtagtgcgaaaccgctctaactCATGAATAAGGTAATGGAAAAGCGAAAAAATATAATCGgaggggcatagctatggttttttttattgggaaAGTAggtactacgtttgtatggataaGTGCAATGGTCGTCCACTATCGTCTTAACAGCCATAAATTTAAAGGTCGTAAGTTAGTAGTCGTTACTTATGGCACAATTTTGTTTAGCAACTGAAATCTAACACACAGTCTCCATTTTAgggtaatatatttaatataattatgtgtcTTACCATTATGTAGAAATCTATCTTCTAtataaactgtcattcaatagaacttgcgaactatgtaaacaaaagttactagtaatttgacatttagtgtcaattttagtatggcggtttgtttacatagttagcaaattctattgaatgacattttatatataaatgcaagtgtcctgactgactgactgactgactggctgattcatcaacgcagagccgaaactacagaagctagaaagttgaaatttacacactaggttgcatttataaagtgtacaagagataagaagcgattttgataaattcaacccctaagggggttaaaaaggggatgaaagattgtatggggtacaagttttattttaagctacgaatttgaaactttgtaaaaatgtattatattgaaaaacaagaaAGCttgtttcagcgttttcgaaaattcatccccaaggtggtgaaaaacgggttgaaagtttgaatggagatcaaatatttttgtgagtgtgggacttgaagcTTTGTATAAtgtagatattattataagacaggaaaagtaatttcagcgtttttaaaaattcatcccctaacagggttaaaaaggggttgaaagtttgaatccattacaaatgctttgaaacttcttagaaaggcctaatagccgattacaaaataaagtaattgcgacgttatTGGAAATTGGACCCCTAAGgaagttaaaaaggggatgaaagttcgtcttggggtgcaaatttcattttaagctaggaacttgaaactttgttaaaagatattatatttaaatacaagaaaattaatttcagcgtttttgaaaattcatcccccaaggtggtgaaaaaagggttgaaagtttgtatggatatcaaacattttttcgagcgcgggacttgaatctttgtatttagggatattattagaagacaatacaagtaatttcagcgttttgtaaaattcatcccttaacagggttaaaaaagggttaaaattttgtattgggtgcaaattttattttaagctaggtatttGAAACTTCgtcaaaagatatattattaaaacgcaaaaaaaactaatttcagcgtttttgaaaattgatcctgtaaggtggtgaaaaaggggttgaaagtttgtatggatatcaaacattttttcgaacgcgggacttgaatctttgtatttggggttattattaaaagacaggaaaagtaatttcagcgttttgtaaaattcatcccctaacagggttaaaaaggggttgaaagtttgaatccataacaaatgctttgaaacttcttaggaaggcataatagccgattacaaaataaagtaattgcaacagttttggaaattcaacccctaagggagttaaagatgggatgaaagttcgtcttggggtgcaaattttattttaaggtaggaatttgaaactttgcaaaaatatattaaatttaaatacaagaaaaaaaaaaatcagcgtttttgaaaattcatcccctaaggtggtgaaaaaggggttataagtttgtatggatattaaaaaattttttgagcgcgggacttgaatctttgtattttgggatattattagaagacaggaaaagtaatttcagcgttttgtgaaattcatcccctaacagggttaaaaaggggttgaaaatttgtacggggttcaaattttattttaagctaggaacttgaaatttcgtaaaaaggtattattttaaaacgaaaaaataataatttcagggtttttgaaaattcataaggGGTGGAAAGtgtatatagggttcaaatttaattcaaagctaggaacttcaaacttcataaatagttagttaggtagtaggttttattaaatagaggacatgaaaatcttctaaggaggttgagagagattatatcgaaaacaattttatttagttaggggctagaaacttcgtaggttgtgaaagacgagtctcatgcgttgtataatattaatgatTACCCGttctactgcaatattttgctgcacaatgttctaagctaatgtagaatatataaccaatatacaaatccacgcgtacgaagtcgcgcgCAACAGCTAGTATTTATATAATCATCAATCACAagctataatttttttaatttttaatgctgATGAGTAAAAgaaatagaaaattttaattaaaccttTTATAGCATTGGGTCAAATTATCAAAAATttagtaacataataaaatgaTTGAATAtaacagggtggattttctttttgggtcagtgagggcagctaccagatcccgtgctgctacgagaaaactgtctaagaagaccttccctcgatttcaaattaatgaagattggcttttacagattttggaaaaaacatacaggctgcgagaaaaatgtcatttttgacaaacttttttttttgatgccaatcgatcccattcctattaacgatcaaaagcttgtatggaacaaaaaaaaattccggctagaaaagccacaaatcgaggaaaacttttcccatacaatttgtatgaaaatgaaaactttcatttttcacatgctatttttgtatgccaatcgattccattcctatccagtatcaatagtttcctaggggttaACTTACGGTAacgtactaaaaagccacaaaaattattaaaactttttccatacatttactatggggaaaatgtgaaatgttattctcaattttctatctcgcccatcggtcctacagcaatgtcttcatacagtattatggtccttaaatgtaacaggactgattggccggatagaaaaatgtgaattaaatttcacgttttctccatagttaatgtatggaaaaagttttctttaatttgtggcattttagtacattaccgtaagttgaccccaaagaaactattgatactggataggaatggaatcgattggcatacaaaaatagcatgtgaaaaatgaaagttttcattttcatacaaattgtatgggaaaagtttttctcggtttgtggcttttctagccggaaattttttttggttccatacaagcttttgatcctcaataggaataaGATCGATTggcaacaaaaaaaagtttgtcaagaatgacctttttctcgcaccctgtatgtttttttcaaaatctgtaatcttcattaatttgaaatcgagggaaggtcttctaagaccgttttctcgtagcagcacgggatctggtagctgccctcactgacccaaaaagaaaatccaccctgtatatgggtCTTCAGAAACCATAATTTGATTAAgtgaatatttttggaaataataGCTCTCTGAAATCATCAAAAAAGTAAAGCTTCATGATCGTTTAAAACGTTTTTGACTTTTCACAAAAACTCTTCCCTAACATAATATCAATTAATCCCCCCCCGTTCAATGTTGCGATTGTAATGCTCTTggtcagttattttatttaacttcaaGATTCTCGATTCAAATAAAAGAATTTCACATGATTACacattatatattacctatataaatatttttagaacACAGCCAAGCTTAGTTCCGCATTCAAACTCTCTCCTTCAAACGCACTATAAAATTGTCCACATCCATCATCATGACTTTAAATCTGACCCTAAGCGGGTCCTCATAGTGGTCCGGCTCCAGGCCCGCAGGTGGAAGCACTTGGTATCTTCTCAGGATTGTGGATGTTACCGTCTTCAAGGACAGCATTGCATACTGATACCCTGAAACAGATGTTACAATTCTGACACatatttacattataatttataccTATATGACTACCAGAAATCTAAAAATGCTATGGCTAAAAATATCTCAAAGAAGAAACGGTTTATTCAAAATGTAAACTCCTTTTCTAAAAGCTCCAGGGAATACATTGAAATTAATGGTCCTGAGCCCGTACCACTGaccgagtcactgacagtgtcaaaactgacatatacgctatcgagaacgtaatttactttctatatttatgtcagtgccaaactggtggtctgagcccgtaccatgagtcactgacagtgtcaaaactgacatttacgctttcgagaacgtaatttactttctatacatctcgtttgcacaaatatgcgaatacgagcgagatgtatagaaagtaaattacgttctcgacggcgtttatgtcagtgccaaactgatggtagccgtactggtaatTGATTCAATCTAGTTAAATTGATAATAAAGTTGAACCTCACCTAGACAGTTCCTCATCCCCCAGCTAAAAGGTATGAACTGGGCCGGATGCTTGAAGGGTTCAAGGAATCGCTCGGGTCGGAAACTGTCTGCGTCGTCTCCCCAATACTGAGGGTTCCGGTGCACAGCCCAGATGTATACCACTATAGCGATCCCTTTAGGGAGGGTCGTTCCGTTTGCTGCACAAAAAAGTTAGAAGTTATAGGTAAgtacaaaatattataatagtcTAGCTAGGCCCGCCAAGTTTGTTGCCGGTTCCATATTGGGATACTCtcttccaattgagggggggatttaaatcttctcggggcagaggtgtaaggttaaagccggtgtagctttatttgacgttcataagcgcattgtaatatgcctactctTTCTTTCTTATATATGAGatatatcttttatcttatcctAAATAGGAGATTTTCAATTTAGCGGCTGTTTACCTATACATCTGCTGCTATTTTTACCTTTTTACAGCTTAATTACCGAAATGAACCGATTTCTATGTAGTTTGCCATGAGAAAATCTTAAGCTCTGGTGGTGACTGCCATAGGAAataaaaaatgaactttaatagaATAGAACAGCTTTTCCAAATCCATAAGCCTCGCCAATGTGCATACCTAATGCCTATTATCTATCATTTGTaatgattgtaatgaaactttcgCTGCTTTGATTTAGTGAAACATTAATACAAACGCAATTTAATGTCGTCGATCGGCTCTCTAACAATCGCTGGCACAGGAGGATACATTCGCAACGATTCCTTGATGACCATTTCCAAGTATTTAAGACGAGACAAATCCTCCACAGTCGCCTCTCTATCTGAATCACCGAATACTTCATGCAGCCTGtagacaaatacataagttagtTGTTTggtttatgtttaaaattattGCAAATATCGTTTAAGACATGGTTCTagaaaataatgtataaaatagAACAAAGTTCCCAACATTTTATCTAGGTGACCGCTCGTGAGTATTACTTAGGTCTGCCTACATCGCTCTTGATCGCTTGCGGAAGATTTCCACTACATATCCCTTCTTTTTACTGTTCAACTATTTTCACGAACTGGTTGgtacctatagctggtcaagcaaatcttgtcagtaaaaaaaggcgcaaaattcaaattttctatgggacgatatcccttcacgcctacatttttcaaatttgccgccctattctactgacaagatctgcttgaccatgtACACATGTATATACATCAGCTTGCCATTTTCATCGGTTTTTGAGCTCATTgtatccaacctatataatgTATTTATAATCATTTTTATCATTCTCCTACACAAACGGTACACTCACTCCTTATAAACAGCTTCTTGGACTTTGGGATGGCGGGCGAGCATGAGCAAAGTGTTGCACGCTCCTATGGCTGATGTGTCTGTGCCTGCACTTATGATAACCTTCGATTCCTCTACGAGCTCCAAGTCGTTTAGCTTTTTTTCATTTTCTGGTGTCTCCATTAGCAACTCCACTAAGGTTCGTATCTTCTTTGGTTCCGTGGCATCtaaaatttaattatgttttatggCAACCAATAAATTGATCTATTAACACAGATTTTTCATTGTGGCAGCTGGTTTTTTAACCAATAGTATTAAATTAAACTGAGTAAGATCTTCAAAAGATAACTCTTATAAATGACCAGGAGAATTAGCCTGCGATACTAATTCAAAcctacattttgacatcaaatttATGTCATATATTAATATCATTCGTCCGTGCATCTCGCTAGATATGTACGGAAATGCAAGAGGGAAATGCACGcttgaatgataacaaaatgactcaatttagatatcaaaatgtacattcgaattggcctctagGAATAGTGGTGGAAACAGATGACTCTCTTGGAGGTTGGTGGTCTAACCTACTAACTAACAAGTGTAAACAActacttatagttcgtttttttagcattcgaaaaaagcgatcttgacatgtctcttaattgaaaaacgctttctaAAAATCagttactattacttatgaaagcaaaagaatataaatgatcgtattggattcataattgttacatatttgccgtgacttatttttaaaacgtgtttttcaattaaaagacacatcaagattgtttaccttatttttaatgctaaaaaaacgaactataacaccATGCATCAGCATGCATTCACTTACCACTTCCTATCTTTCCACGTAATCCGTTTACCGCTTTTCTTTTTTCTAAAATGGTCTGAAAAAATATGTGAAACCAGagtataggaaaaaaaaaactggtaaTAAAGAAGTCTGTCTACCTCCATGCAACGTTGCGGATATTTCAATGTTTCAATACATAGATGACATTTAATATTATTCTTACATTTGAGTTATTTGCGTATACAAACTGTCTCCCTTCTCCCTTGTGctatatataatttcaaaatgtaaaattggtcCAGTCTGACCgcatttaaagtaaaaaaagttaatataaagcacaaaaaaaagttaaagttaTTAGAAAATGAAAATGGCGCCATTGGATAAGAATATGCTTAAATGTTTTGATTGTAATTTTGTGCATATAACAGTGACAACGGGCAAGCCGGATATTAAGTTTAGAGGTCATAAAACTAACAGTAAATAGgtgacatattttatttaaaatattataatgtaaaagtataaagctaaaatggaaaattagaaaagGCACGCTAAGGAACGGCGGTGTTGTATGGAGATTGTCTTGATATCGTATCGTAAGTATCCTAAGAtatgtcgtatctttagcaaatttttgattgTAAGGATATAAAGTTCGATTCAGGCCGTTTAAGTCAAAAAAAGTTTATTCTCACCTCAGTTACAGTCAGTTTCTCAGGTCAGCTTATTTTAATACCCGTACCGTACGAACATCTCTAACCACTAATGTACCTCCGGTATTAAGTCACTCACCTCACTCACAAATTTGTCAATGTAGCTAACGTAACTTTTACACTGTCTGTAACTTGGCACCATACGATAGATAAAATTTGGATGAAGCCAGGGTGACAACATTCTGGCCCCTATAAAACTGACACATTTGTCGAATGCATCTAGGTATGGGTGGTCCATATTCACCTGGGAGTTCATCTTTACGCCTAAATTGGtttctgaaaaataaaataataatactatcacAAACGGCTATAAACGCGGCATAACCGGccatatctttttttacgttaacttagaagtttccatgcgttcccgagataaagggttcCCGAAATCTTGACTGAGAAACAGACGTCGGCACTAAAAATAGgttacattattaattatttaaatgagcctagagtgtcccactgctgggcaaaggcctccctcctcccttttcacgtatcccggtcttgacccgtctcccaccagttcctgtcaaaggtGTCAAGGTTATCTCGCcaacgccgtcgaggtttgccgcgacccCGGGTTTGATGTGGGACCCAATTGGTTGTTATTTTACTTCAGCTTGGCGGCTGTTTCAGCTACGTCCGCTATCTGAGTTTTGGAGCGTAGTACACGCAGTGTTTTTGACGCGGTTATATTATCGACATTACAACAGTTATTAAGTATTGGTACAATTAAACGTGAGAATATTTCATATCGCCTTATTATTATGTCTTTACTAGGTATTGTTTTCTTCTAATAGGTTTTAATTATTTCGTGaataaatcataattatacCTATAGACGTTACGTGGGTAACTACCTACCACCTAGACCAATGGCATAATAGAAAGTATCAATGCGATCGATTTAACAAAAATTCGTTAGTAAGTAAAACCTACAAAATCGTGAGTACCTAAGTACACAAATTGGTACAGTCACACAAAGTCACATTTGCGTCCTAAAAATAGATACGTAGGTTTTGGCTAAGCTTATGCTAAGATGCAAGCGAGGTAGTTCACGCAGCGTAACGTGTTAGCCCCTAACGATTTTGTAAAGTGTAGAACGTCCTTTAACTACGCACGCTGCGGCGCGAGGTCGTTCCACAGTTAACGGAACGATCAAGTTAATTATCGAAGAATCGTGACcacgaaattaaaaaaaaattgttgaaaaaTGTTACCTGCAGAAGAAAACATTTGGCTGTTTTCTTCTGCAGGTAACAtttttcaacaatttttttttaatttcgtgCTCACGATTCTTCGATAATTAACTTGACCGTTCCGTTAACTGTGGAACGACCTCGCGCCGCAGCGTGCGTAGTTAAAGGACGCGTAGTAAAAGGCAACTACGAACCTGTCACAGCGTCGAAGGTGTACGTAGCCACGTATTTCCAAATGGAGAAGTCCTCGGTACCCGCCATAGGGCGTAGAAGCTCTGCCATTGTGGCACTCTGCTTTGCGAATATTTCAACGAAGGCGTTTAGGTTCCTCGGGCTGAAGATTGGTGACAGGATCTTTCGGCGTGGTCGCCAAATGTGCAC encodes:
- the LOC134650205 gene encoding cytochrome P450 4C1-like, which gives rise to MTWLLILLGLWIWWMSGYKHRKRLRQIVKELPTTLPAMPLVGHAYIFMGNDEDRMKGIQRFGRDAIQQGGTMGYWLAHELNIAVADPVVADLLLKNCLSKHEKIMNCTRIFTGNGSLAAPVHIWRPRRKILSPIFSPRNLNAFVEIFAKQSATMAELLRPMAGTEDFSIWKYVATYTFDAVTETNLGVKMNSQVNMDHPYLDAFDKCVSFIGARMLSPWLHPNFIYRMVPSYRQCKSYVSYIDKFVSETILEKRKAVNGLRGKIGSDATEPKKIRTLVELLMETPENEKKLNDLELVEESKVIISAGTDTSAIGACNTLLMLARHPKVQEAVYKELHEVFGDSDREATVEDLSRLKYLEMVIKESLRMYPPVPAIVREPIDDIKLPNGTTLPKGIAIVVYIWAVHRNPQYWGDDADSFRPERFLEPFKHPAQFIPFSWGMRNCLGYQYAMLSLKTVTSTILRRYQVLPPAGLEPDHYEDPLRVRFKVMMMDVDNFIVRLKERV